The Stigmatella aurantiaca DW4/3-1 genome contains the following window.
TCTCATCGGGGTAGTACGGCTTGGAGTAGTGGCGGAAGAGGTCCAGGGTTTCCTCCCGGCCAACGACGCGCTGGGAGATGTATCGATCGATCGCGGTGAGTCTCATGGGGGTGTCCTTGGGGGCCGGCGGCGGGGCGAGGCGAGGTGCGCCTAGGCCACCGACGCTTGAGGATAGCGGCTGTAAGCGGTCTGGGAGAGATCGAGGAAGTTACGGAGCATCTGCTTGCCCGTCTGCGTACCGATCGACTCCGGGTGGAACTGGATGCCGTAGATGGGGAACTCGCGGTGGCGCACGCCCATGATGATGTTGCCCTCGAGCGTTTGGGCCGTCACCTCCAGGCAGTCCGGCATGGAGGAGGGGTCGCCCACGAGCGAGTGGTAGCGCATCACGTCGATGCGGCGGGGCAGGCCGCGGAAGATCTCGCTGCCATCGTGCTCGATGGGGTAGACCTTGCCGTGGATGGGCGAGGGGGCGCGCACCACCTTGCCGCCGAAGGCGGCGATGATGCCCTGGTGGCCCAGGCACACGCCCAGCACGGGCAGCACGGGGCCCAGCTCCCGGATGACGCGCATGCAGACGCCGAAGTAGGCGGGGTTGTCCGGCGAACCCGGCCCCGGGGAGATGATGATCCGGTCAGGGGCCAGCGCCTTCACCTGCTCCAGGGTGAGCGCGTCATTGCGGTACACCAATGGCCGCTCATCCAGCTCCCCCACGTACTGGTAGAGGTTGTAGGTGAACGAATCGTAGTTGTCGATGATCAGCGTTCTCATGTGGTGCCCCCAGCGAGGTTGTTCAACGCGGTAATCAGGGCGCGGGCCTTGTCCATCGTCTCCAGGTATTCACCCCGGGGATCCGAGTCCGCGACAACGGCGCCGCCCACGTTGTAGTAACAGCGGCCGTCTACGACGACGAAGGTGCGGATGACGATGTTGAGGTCCATCACGCCCGAAAAGTCCATGTAGCCAATGCTGCCGGAGTAGATGCCCCGTTTGACGGGCTCCAGCCGGTCGATGATCTTCATCGCTTCGATCTTCGGCGCGCCGGTCATCGAGCCCCCGGGGAAGCAGGCCTTGATGAGATCCAAGGGATCCTTGTCGTCCTCGAGCTGGCCGCGGATCGTCGAGACGAGCTGGAAGACGGTGGAGTAGCGCTCGATGACGAGCAGCTCGGGCACGTGCACCGTGTTGAACTTGCAGACCCGGCCGAAGTCGTTGCGCACCAGGTCGACGATCATCAGGTTCTCGGCCCGGTCCTTGATGTTGGCGCTCAGGTCCGCCAGCATCGCCTCGTCCTCCTCGTTCGACTTGCCGCGGGGACGGGTGCCCTTGATGGGGCGGCTCTCCGCGACGCGGTTCCGGTCGAGGCTCAGGAAGCGCTCGGGCGAGGAGGAGACGACGTAGGCCTCCGGCAGGTGGATGTAGCAGGCGAAGGGGGCCGGGTTGATGCGCCGCAGCTCGCGGTACAAATCCCACGGGTCCGCGCGCAGCGGCGAGTCGAGGCGGTGGGTGGTGCAGACCTCGAAGATGTCGCCCGCGGTGATGTGGTCCTTGGCCGCGCGCACCATGTTGATGTAGCCGGCCTCGTCGAAGTGGGCGTTGATCTCCACCGGGGTGGGCTTGGTGCCCGCGGGCGCCTTGGGAGGGGTCCACTCCGGGGGCGGATCCTTCTCCATCTGCTGGATGCGGGCGAGCGTCTCGTCCCGCAGGGCCTCGGCGCGGGCCTGCGCGCCCTTCGCGTCGGTGCCCCGGCCCACGATGGACAGGTAGGACTCGCCGCTCTCGTGGTCGTGGGCGAGCACCACGTCCATGAAGAGCATGTAGATGTCGGGCAGCTCGGGCTGGTCCTTGCCGAGGTCCGGCATCTTCTCGATGAAGTAGCCCGCCTCGTACCCGAAGTAGCCCATCGCGCCGGTGAGGAAGGGCACGGGGGCGTCATTCGGGGCGCGCTTGACCCGGTACGTCTCGGTGACGGCGCGCAGCTCGTCGAAGGCATCGGCGAGGTGCTGCTCGACGCGGGGGGCGTCCAAGGTGCTGCCATCCGCGTCGCGCCGGTGGATGATCTCGATGCGCGCCTTGCCCTCGGGCGGCACGCCGTGCTGGCGCTTGGCCTTGTAGACGGCGGCCGGGTCGCTGCCCATGAACGAGTAGCGGCACAGCTTGTGGGGCGCGCGCGCGCTGTCGAGCAGACACGCGTAAGGTTGCTTGCGGAACAGCTCGAAGTACCGCCAGAAGGGAAGCGCGAGCTTCACCGGCTGGACGATGTGGTGGGGCGGGCTGGGCTTCTTCGTTCCGTCGCGGACAGCGTGAATGGCGGACATGGGATGTTCTAGTTCCTGTCGCGGAGATCAAACAGGCGCTTGGCCTTGAACTCCGTCCGGGGAAGGGTGCCAGGAGGGACCAGCTTCACGTCGACGACGATGCCCAGGGAGCCCTTGAGCTTGCGCGACAGCCGCTGCTCCTGCGCCTCGAGGTCCTCCATCGAGGCGCCTGGCTGCAACTCAGTGGTGAGGAGGATCTCGTCCATGTCGTTGACGTGGGTGATCTCGATCTTGAACTCGTCGCCGATCTCCGGCTGGCTGCGGATGCTGTCCTCGAGCAGCGCGGGGAGGAACGCCAGGCCGCGGATCTTGATGAGCTGGTCGTACCGCCCGGCCAGCCCGCCAATGGCGCGCGCGTGGGTGCGGCCGCACGGGCACGGCTCGCGGGTGAGCGACACCCAGTCGCCCATGACGTAGCGCAGGATGGGCTGGGCCTCGCTGAAGAGGTTGCTCACCACGAGCACGCCGCGCTCGCCATCGGGCACGGGCTTGAACGTCTCGGGATCCAGCACCTCGGGGATGTAGGCGTCCTCCATGAAGTGGGTGTCCACGCGGCCATCCGCGCGGTTCACCTGGTACTCACAGGTGTAGCCGAACGGGGACATGGCGACTTCCGTGCAGCCGAAGTCGTCGTTGATGCGCGCGCCCCACAGCTCCTCGATGCGCTGCTTGGTGGCGGGCACGCACGCGCCGGGCTCGCCCGCGCAGACCAGCAGCCGGATGGAGCTGTCCTTGGGGGACTTGCCCTGCTCCTGCATCTGCCGCCCGAGGTAGAGCGCGTACGAGGGGGTGCACAGCAGCACCGTGGGCTTGTAGGTCTCGATGAAGATGATGCGCCGCTCGGTGTTGGCCCCGCCGCCGGAGATGACGGGGATGCCCATGTGGTTGAGCGCGTAGTGCAGGCCCCAGAAGGCCACCGAGGTGCCGTAGGCGAAGCAGTTGATGGCGATGTCCCCGCGGCGCACGCCCATGGCGTGGAGCGCGCGCGCGCCGTGCCAGGACCACATCTCCCGGTCGAACGACGTGTGGCGGAAGCTGCGCGGGTGCGCCGCGGTGGTGCCCGAGGTGCTGAAGAGCATCCACCCGCGCTCCAGCCAGTCCGACTGCTGGAGCGGCGAGAAGGTGCCCCAGGGCGGGTTCTTCTGCTGGTCCACGAGCCACTCGTCGCGCAGGGTGACGGGCACGCGGGGCAAGTCCTCCACCGAGCGCACCGAGTCCGGGCCCAGCCCGGCCTGCTCGAACTTCTGACGGTAGAAGGTGCTGCGGTGCCACAGGTACGTGTAGGCGCCGGCCACCTTCTCGTCCTGGATGCGCCGCAGCTGCTCCCGGGGAAGGGCCTCCAGCGAGGGGCTCCAGATCTTCGCGTTGGCGGGGGTGTTCCAGTCGTGAACGTGCTTGCGCACCAATTCACACCATTGCTCGCGGTGACTCATGTCGAGGCTTGCTTCTCGTGATGGATGAGTTGATGGAGGGCAGCGCGCAGCTCGCGGGTGAAAGGCCCGGGCGCTGGGTGGAAGGAGTGCTCGTTCAGTTGTTGAACGGGCAGGCACTCCATGAGCGAGTTGGCGAAGAACAACTCGTCGGCTTGCAGCAGGGTGTCCAGCGAGAGCCGCGTCTCGGTGGGCTCCAGCCCCACGGACGGGGCCAGTTGCAGCAGGGCTTCGCGGGTGATGCCGGGCAAGCAGCCGCTGGCGAGGTCCGGCGTGAGCAGGCGCCGGCCCGAGACGGCGAAGATGTTGGACACCAGCCCCGACACGACGTGCCCGGCCACCGCCAACTGCACACCCTCCACCATGCCGTCGCGGTCGAGCTCCTGGCGCGCGATGATGCTGGGCAGGTAGGCCCCGCCGCTCTTGATGGTCGGATCCAAGCACTCGGGCGGCACCTTGCGGGGGCCCACGACGCGGGTGCGGATGCCCCGCGCATAGGCCTCCTCGGGGTAGGAGCGCAGAGGCTTGACGGTGATGGAGAAGACGGGGTTCTCGAACCCCTTGGTGCTGATGCCCGCCCCGCCCTCACCCCGGCTCAACGTGACCCGGATGGCGCAGTCCGTGTGGGGGCTGCGCGCCACCGCCTCCCGGACCTGCGCGGCCAGCGTCTCCGGGGAGCCCGGCAGCCGCAGGGCCAGCACCTGGGCCGAGTGCGCCAGCCGCTCCAGGTGTCGCTCCAGCCGGAACACATGCCCCCCGTAACCCCTCAACGTCTCGAAGGCGGCATCGCCGAAGAGATATCCCCGTTCATTCACGGAAACCTGGGCTTCCGTGTCTGTCACGAAGCGGCCGTTCAGGAAGACAACGTTGTTTTTCGCCGTTTCCAATTTTTACAGGGATACCATAGTGTTTCTAATCTAGCAAGAGCGTTTTTTTACATTCATAAGCGAACCTATGACGCAGGAGCGCTTGCGCTGGGGGCGGCAAGGCACTCCTGGGTGCGCGCCAGGCACCGGACCATGGACTGGTGGAACGAGCCCCGGATGAGGGCGGAGACCACCGGGTAGACGAGGGGGGTGGTGAGTTCAAAGACGTAGACCCACTCCACATCGGTGCCCCCCTGGGGGCCGGGCGTGAAGGTCCACACGCCATGGCCGGAGCGGAGCAGCCAGGAGAGGGGCTTCTTGAAGCCGCTGGCGAGCTGGTACTCGTGGCGCTTGGGGCGGTCGAGCACGGTGATGAGGCGCTCCATGACGGAGCCATCCGTGCCGTGGACCCGGCAGGTGGCGCCCTCCCGGAGGGGGCCGCCCCCCACCACTTCCGTCCGGACGACCCCCGGAATGCGCCCCGTGCCCTCGAAGGTCTTCGCGGGCGCCTCCTCGGAGGTGACGAAGTCGTAGACCTGCTCGGGGGGGCGATGGATGTGGATGCGCGCTGAGGTGACGACCTTCATTCCTTATCTCCTGGAAAATTACGCTAACGCAGGAGGCCAAGAAGGTGCAATAATCTACTTTTGCTGGAAAAAAGAAGCCCGGCCACGCACGAGGCGAGGCCGGGCTGGGAAGCGTCCGGGGCGAGAGGCCCCGGTGTGGGCAGGGCGGCTACTTCAGGGAGTAGCCCAGCGTGAGGCCGAAGATGTGGCCATCGCCGTCGTAGGCGCCGGAGATGCCGGGGATCGTGCTCTTGGTGTTGCCCAGGAAGATGTACTGGTAGCCCAGGTCCACGCGGACGGGGTTGAGCGCATAGCCCACGCCGGCGGCCAGACGGTAGCGGTCGGCGTCGGGCAGGTCGGGCGACAGGGTGTTCTCGGGGCTGGGGGCCCGGTCAAAGGCGGTGCCCAACCGGACCAGGAAGTTCTCGGTCACCTTGAACTCGGCGCCGAGGTGGAAGTTCCACGTGTTCTCCCAGAACTTGGGCAGCGGGTTGGTGAGCGAGGGGTCATCGAACTCGATGGTGAACTCCTCGAAGGTGGACCAGAGCATCAGCTTCAAGTCGAAGGCGATGGACAGCCGCTCGCTCGGCGTGAAGAGCAGGCCCGCGCTGGCGGAGCCAGGGAACTGCACCGTGGACTGGACCGACTGGTCCCGGAGCTGTGTCTGGAAGGCGGGAGGAATGTCCCGGAAGTCCACGTCGCCCTTGAAGGTGAGCGACGAGGGGCTGCGGAACTGCCCACCGAATTGCAGCAGCTTGTCCAGAATGGTGAGCTGGATGCCCGCGTTGTAGGCGAGGCCCCAGGCGCCACCGCCCAACTCGACGGTGCCTTCACTGCTCACGAAGTTGAGCTTGCGCTCGATGTCCACCGTGCCGCGGATGACGCTCACCCCCACCCCCACCCGGAGCCGGGGGTGGGCCTGGTAGGCGAACGTCGGGTTCAAGTGGTAGGTGGCCAGCTGCGCCTTGTAGCCGCGGGTGCGGAAGTCGAAGTCGTCCGGCCACTTGGAGCCCGCGGCGAACGGGACGAAGAGGCCGAGGCCGACCGCCATCTTCTCGTTGAGCCGGTAGACGCCAAACGCGTGGGGCGGGGGGGCCAGCAGCGTGTCGAAGGCCTGCGTCCTGTCGGTTCCTTCCGCGGTGAAGTTGATGCGCGGCAAGGTGATGAGGTCGCCCGCGGTGATGTCGAGCTTCTCCACGCCGAGGATGTTGGCGGCGTTGTAGGCGATCGCCGACGAGTCCTGCATGTTCGCGACGGCCGCAAAGCCCATGCTCGTGGCGCGGGCGCTGTGGGTGTCGAAGGAGAAGCCCGCCGCGTGGCCGGTGCCGGCAGCGAGCAGGGTGAGGATGGAGAGTGTCTTCTTCATCATGGGAATCACGGTCCTCTGTCGCTAGGGGGGATTACGGCAGGGTGCCGGTCTGGAGGAACCCGGCCACGTCGGCCTGGGCCTGGGCGGTCGTCGCGGGCGCCTTGAAGTTGAGCAGGAAGCCATGGCGCTCCTCCTGGGGCTCGGCGGCCGTCACGAGGGAGATGGCGGGTTTCTTCGCGGCCGCGGGCCGGTGGGTGGCCGCGCTGATGAGGGCTTCCGTGGAGGAGGTGGGGAC
Protein-coding sequences here:
- a CDS encoding OmpP1/FadL family transporter; the encoded protein is MMKKTLSILTLLAAGTGHAAGFSFDTHSARATSMGFAAVANMQDSSAIAYNAANILGVEKLDITAGDLITLPRINFTAEGTDRTQAFDTLLAPPPHAFGVYRLNEKMAVGLGLFVPFAAGSKWPDDFDFRTRGYKAQLATYHLNPTFAYQAHPRLRVGVGVSVIRGTVDIERKLNFVSSEGTVELGGGAWGLAYNAGIQLTILDKLLQFGGQFRSPSSLTFKGDVDFRDIPPAFQTQLRDQSVQSTVQFPGSASAGLLFTPSERLSIAFDLKLMLWSTFEEFTIEFDDPSLTNPLPKFWENTWNFHLGAEFKVTENFLVRLGTAFDRAPSPENTLSPDLPDADRYRLAAGVGYALNPVRVDLGYQYIFLGNTKSTIPGISGAYDGDGHIFGLTLGYSLK
- a CDS encoding anthranilate synthase component II, which encodes MRTLIIDNYDSFTYNLYQYVGELDERPLVYRNDALTLEQVKALAPDRIIISPGPGSPDNPAYFGVCMRVIRELGPVLPVLGVCLGHQGIIAAFGGKVVRAPSPIHGKVYPIEHDGSEIFRGLPRRIDVMRYHSLVGDPSSMPDCLEVTAQTLEGNIIMGVRHREFPIYGIQFHPESIGTQTGKQMLRNFLDLSQTAYSRYPQASVA
- a CDS encoding SRPBCC family protein, with protein sequence MKVVTSARIHIHRPPEQVYDFVTSEEAPAKTFEGTGRIPGVVRTEVVGGGPLREGATCRVHGTDGSVMERLITVLDRPKRHEYQLASGFKKPLSWLLRSGHGVWTFTPGPQGGTDVEWVYVFELTTPLVYPVVSALIRGSFHQSMVRCLARTQECLAAPSASAPAS
- a CDS encoding phenylacetate--CoA ligase family protein, coding for MSHREQWCELVRKHVHDWNTPANAKIWSPSLEALPREQLRRIQDEKVAGAYTYLWHRSTFYRQKFEQAGLGPDSVRSVEDLPRVPVTLRDEWLVDQQKNPPWGTFSPLQQSDWLERGWMLFSTSGTTAAHPRSFRHTSFDREMWSWHGARALHAMGVRRGDIAINCFAYGTSVAFWGLHYALNHMGIPVISGGGANTERRIIFIETYKPTVLLCTPSYALYLGRQMQEQGKSPKDSSIRLLVCAGEPGACVPATKQRIEELWGARINDDFGCTEVAMSPFGYTCEYQVNRADGRVDTHFMEDAYIPEVLDPETFKPVPDGERGVLVVSNLFSEAQPILRYVMGDWVSLTREPCPCGRTHARAIGGLAGRYDQLIKIRGLAFLPALLEDSIRSQPEIGDEFKIEITHVNDMDEILLTTELQPGASMEDLEAQEQRLSRKLKGSLGIVVDVKLVPPGTLPRTEFKAKRLFDLRDRN
- the pabB gene encoding aminodeoxychorismate synthase component I, coding for MSAIHAVRDGTKKPSPPHHIVQPVKLALPFWRYFELFRKQPYACLLDSARAPHKLCRYSFMGSDPAAVYKAKRQHGVPPEGKARIEIIHRRDADGSTLDAPRVEQHLADAFDELRAVTETYRVKRAPNDAPVPFLTGAMGYFGYEAGYFIEKMPDLGKDQPELPDIYMLFMDVVLAHDHESGESYLSIVGRGTDAKGAQARAEALRDETLARIQQMEKDPPPEWTPPKAPAGTKPTPVEINAHFDEAGYINMVRAAKDHITAGDIFEVCTTHRLDSPLRADPWDLYRELRRINPAPFACYIHLPEAYVVSSSPERFLSLDRNRVAESRPIKGTRPRGKSNEEDEAMLADLSANIKDRAENLMIVDLVRNDFGRVCKFNTVHVPELLVIERYSTVFQLVSTIRGQLEDDKDPLDLIKACFPGGSMTGAPKIEAMKIIDRLEPVKRGIYSGSIGYMDFSGVMDLNIVIRTFVVVDGRCYYNVGGAVVADSDPRGEYLETMDKARALITALNNLAGGTT
- a CDS encoding aminotransferase class IV, translating into MNERGYLFGDAAFETLRGYGGHVFRLERHLERLAHSAQVLALRLPGSPETLAAQVREAVARSPHTDCAIRVTLSRGEGGAGISTKGFENPVFSITVKPLRSYPEEAYARGIRTRVVGPRKVPPECLDPTIKSGGAYLPSIIARQELDRDGMVEGVQLAVAGHVVSGLVSNIFAVSGRRLLTPDLASGCLPGITREALLQLAPSVGLEPTETRLSLDTLLQADELFFANSLMECLPVQQLNEHSFHPAPGPFTRELRAALHQLIHHEKQAST